Proteins from one bacterium genomic window:
- a CDS encoding calcium/sodium antiporter, with amino-acid sequence MVYWLGILLGFAALVGGADLLVRGSSKIAAGFGVPPIVIGLTLVAYGTSAPELATSTTAALRDSGAIAIGNVLGSNIFNIGVVLGLSAMMRPVVVEHTLVKREVPLLVGISLLFPLFFLDGTMARWEGALALAAGIAFTWWCLKTAKARKSEQTTPVKMTPRLWVLNVGFVAGGIVALIFGADWLVEGAKVLAAKAGVSERIIGVTIVAAGTSLPELATSVVAALKKESDIALGNVIGSNIFNLLVILGAASLLKPLSTASSVPGLWYDCLGGIIMAALVLPFARSGMKIDRWEGFILIVLYIGYIFFLLLEH; translated from the coding sequence ATGGTCTATTGGCTGGGAATCCTCTTGGGTTTCGCGGCGCTGGTCGGCGGGGCCGATCTCCTGGTGCGGGGGTCGTCGAAAATCGCCGCCGGCTTCGGGGTGCCGCCCATCGTCATCGGGCTGACCCTGGTGGCCTACGGCACCTCCGCCCCCGAGCTGGCCACCAGCACCACGGCCGCCCTCAGGGATTCCGGGGCCATCGCCATCGGCAACGTCCTGGGGTCCAACATCTTCAACATCGGCGTCGTGCTGGGATTGTCGGCGATGATGCGCCCGGTGGTCGTCGAGCACACCCTGGTCAAGCGCGAGGTGCCTCTTCTGGTCGGTATCTCCCTGCTCTTCCCCCTGTTTTTTCTGGACGGGACGATGGCGCGCTGGGAGGGGGCGTTGGCCCTGGCCGCGGGGATTGCCTTCACCTGGTGGTGTCTCAAGACCGCCAAGGCGCGCAAGTCGGAGCAGACGACGCCGGTGAAGATGACCCCCCGGCTGTGGGTGCTGAACGTCGGTTTCGTTGCGGGGGGGATCGTCGCGCTGATCTTCGGCGCCGATTGGCTGGTCGAGGGAGCCAAGGTGCTGGCCGCCAAGGCCGGCGTCAGCGAGCGCATCATCGGCGTCACGATCGTCGCCGCCGGCACCTCCCTGCCGGAGCTCGCCACCTCCGTCGTGGCGGCCCTCAAGAAGGAATCGGACATCGCCCTCGGCAACGTCATCGGCTCCAACATCTTCAACCTGCTGGTGATTCTCGGGGCCGCCTCGCTGCTCAAACCGCTCTCGACGGCCTCGAGCGTCCCCGGCCTCTGGTACGACTGCCTGGGGGGGATTATCATGGCGGCGCTGGTGCTGCCCTTCGCCCGGTCGGGGATGAAAATCGATCGCTGGGAAGGCTTTATCTTAATCGTGCTCTATATCGGTTACATCTTTTTCTTGCTCCTGGAGCACTAA
- the lon gene encoding endopeptidase La — protein sequence MARDKLKNSEGDVQLEPGEAKVFPVLPLTNLVCFPYLLLPIGVEGARDTRLVDRVMLGDRLITLFTVKDSKTEELFKVGVLAIILKMLRMPDDSMRLLVQGLQRVKRGEVLTDGEYLRANVSPLEEREPDTVRVKALRSSILDVFQSLVKLSGRSEDLAVAALNLEDNSRLSDFVATNLNLDVSERQGILATPNVEKRLNMVIKLAGKELEVLRIGQSIQQEISEEMTKAQREFYLRQQLQAIQRELGEGEESSVELDELAERIAAKAWSDEVRTKAERELERLRQMSAGSAEYVVAHTYLTWLLDLPWGHYSLDSLDVKRAARILDEDHYGLVQIKDRILEFLAVRSLVPDGKGPILCLVGPPGTGKTSLGRSVARALSREFVRVSLGGVHDEAEIRGHRRTYVGALPGRIIHGIKTAGTSNPVFMLDEVDKLASDFRGDPSSALLEVLDPEQNWSFRDNYLEEAYDLSKVFFITTANTAATIPRPLLDRMETLDLAGYTLEEKVQIARRYLLPRQLEANGLTRKKLLIPVGTLRAIADRYTREAGVRNLERAIGSVGRKVARKVATGEVTGKVTVKAGDLVEYLGSTVFERERRKRTDMVGVATGLVWTPFGGDIIFIEAVRMEGKGSLVLTGQLGEVMQESARIAVSFVRSRAKQFKIPPDFNADSDIHIHVPAGAVPKDGPSAGVTMATALVSLLSGRPVKNDLAMTGELSLRGDVLPVGGLKEKLLAARRAGIKTVVLPERNRTMVQDAFRDEPTESLEGMELLYVRRAEEAVSLALE from the coding sequence ATGGCGCGAGACAAGCTTAAAAACTCCGAGGGGGACGTCCAGCTCGAACCGGGCGAGGCGAAGGTTTTCCCGGTTCTCCCCCTGACGAACCTGGTCTGCTTCCCCTACTTGCTCCTGCCCATCGGGGTGGAGGGCGCCAGGGACACGCGGTTGGTGGACCGGGTGATGCTGGGCGACCGTCTCATCACCCTCTTCACCGTCAAGGACTCCAAAACGGAAGAGCTCTTCAAGGTCGGCGTCCTGGCCATCATCCTGAAGATGCTGCGCATGCCCGACGATTCGATGCGGCTGTTGGTCCAGGGGTTGCAGCGGGTCAAGCGGGGCGAGGTGCTCACCGACGGGGAGTATCTCCGGGCGAATGTCTCCCCCCTGGAGGAGCGTGAGCCGGACACGGTCCGGGTCAAGGCCCTGCGGTCGAGCATCTTGGACGTTTTTCAGAGCCTGGTGAAGCTCTCGGGGCGCTCGGAAGACCTTGCGGTGGCCGCCCTCAACCTCGAGGACAATTCCCGCCTGTCCGATTTCGTCGCCACCAACCTCAACCTCGATGTCTCCGAACGGCAGGGCATCCTCGCCACCCCCAACGTGGAGAAGCGCCTGAACATGGTGATAAAGCTGGCGGGCAAGGAGCTGGAGGTGCTCCGCATCGGCCAGTCCATCCAGCAGGAAATCTCCGAGGAAATGACCAAGGCGCAGCGCGAATTTTACCTGCGCCAGCAGTTGCAGGCCATCCAGCGCGAGCTGGGCGAGGGGGAGGAATCGTCCGTCGAGTTGGACGAGCTCGCCGAGCGTATCGCCGCCAAGGCCTGGTCCGATGAGGTGCGGACGAAGGCCGAGCGGGAGCTCGAGCGGTTGCGCCAGATGAGCGCCGGCTCTGCCGAGTACGTCGTAGCCCATACCTACCTGACCTGGCTGTTGGACCTTCCCTGGGGGCACTACTCTCTGGACAGTCTGGACGTGAAGCGGGCCGCCCGCATCCTCGACGAGGACCACTACGGCCTCGTCCAGATAAAGGACCGCATCCTGGAGTTCCTGGCGGTGCGGAGCCTGGTCCCCGATGGGAAGGGGCCTATCCTCTGCCTGGTCGGCCCTCCGGGTACGGGGAAGACCTCCTTGGGCCGCAGCGTCGCCCGGGCGCTCTCGCGGGAGTTCGTGCGCGTTTCCCTGGGCGGCGTCCACGACGAGGCCGAGATTCGGGGCCACCGCCGGACCTACGTCGGCGCGCTACCGGGCCGGATTATCCACGGAATAAAGACCGCCGGCACCTCCAACCCCGTTTTCATGCTCGACGAGGTGGACAAGCTGGCCAGCGACTTCCGCGGCGACCCAAGCTCGGCGCTCCTGGAGGTCCTCGACCCCGAGCAGAACTGGAGCTTTCGGGACAACTACCTCGAGGAGGCCTACGACCTGTCCAAGGTATTCTTCATCACCACGGCCAACACCGCCGCCACCATCCCGCGGCCGCTATTGGACCGGATGGAGACCCTCGACCTCGCGGGGTACACCCTCGAGGAGAAGGTGCAGATTGCCCGGCGCTACCTGTTGCCGCGTCAGCTCGAGGCCAACGGTCTGACGAGGAAAAAGCTTCTCATTCCCGTGGGGACCCTGCGCGCCATCGCCGACCGCTACACCCGCGAGGCGGGGGTGCGCAACCTGGAGCGCGCCATCGGCTCCGTCGGCCGCAAGGTGGCCCGGAAGGTGGCCACCGGCGAGGTGACCGGGAAAGTCACCGTCAAGGCCGGGGACCTGGTGGAGTACCTCGGTTCCACCGTTTTCGAGCGCGAGCGGCGGAAGCGGACCGACATGGTGGGGGTGGCCACAGGGCTCGTCTGGACGCCCTTCGGCGGCGACATCATCTTCATCGAGGCGGTCCGGATGGAGGGAAAGGGCTCCCTGGTGCTGACCGGCCAGCTGGGTGAGGTGATGCAGGAAAGCGCCCGGATCGCGGTCAGTTTCGTCCGCAGCCGGGCGAAGCAGTTCAAGATACCCCCCGACTTCAACGCCGACTCCGACATCCACATCCACGTTCCGGCGGGCGCCGTGCCCAAGGACGGCCCCTCGGCCGGGGTGACTATGGCCACGGCCTTGGTGAGCCTCCTCTCCGGGCGGCCGGTTAAAAACGACCTGGCGATGACCGGGGAGCTCTCCCTGCGAGGCGACGTGCTCCCCGTGGGCGGGCTGAAGGAGAAGCTGCTGGCCGCCAGGCGGGCCGGAATCAAGACCGTCGTCCTCCCCGAGAGGAACCGGACGATGGTCCAGGACGCCTTCCGGGACGAGCCGACCGAGAGCCTGGAGGGCATGGAGCTACTCTACGTCCGCCGGGCCGAGGAAGCGGTGAGTCTGGCGCTGGAGTAA
- a CDS encoding Hsp20/alpha crystallin family protein has product MTPRISFYTEGRWSENHPFPYLDVIELADGYLVQVELAGVDPAAVNVRVVGDALVIEGARTPGYPPGAQKVLRMELVYGRFHRELLMPFDADPTRITAQWTKGMLSVKVPRQTESYKIDIEVED; this is encoded by the coding sequence ATGACGCCGCGGATTTCTTTCTACACCGAGGGGCGCTGGTCCGAGAACCACCCCTTCCCCTACCTCGACGTTATCGAGCTGGCCGACGGCTACCTGGTCCAGGTGGAGCTCGCCGGGGTGGACCCCGCGGCGGTCAACGTGCGGGTGGTGGGCGACGCCCTGGTCATAGAGGGCGCGAGGACCCCCGGCTACCCGCCGGGCGCGCAGAAGGTCCTTCGCATGGAGCTCGTCTACGGCCGGTTTCACCGCGAGCTTTTGATGCCCTTCGACGCGGACCCCACCCGGATAACCGCCCAGTGGACCAAGGGGATGCTTTCGGTCAAGGTTCCGCGGCAGACCGAGAGCTATAAAATAGACATCGAGGTGGAGGATTGA
- the recF gene encoding DNA replication and repair protein RecF (All proteins in this family for which functions are known are DNA-binding proteins that assist the filamentation of RecA onto DNA for the initiation of recombination or recombinational repair.) yields the protein MRLAGLELDHFRLYERLRFRTEARELALVGPNACGKTSVLEAVYYLGTARSFRFADDRDLVRHGAGHFSIRARLEREGEKNELALLFEPEGKSAAVDGERCKRLSELLGRLVVCCFTVEDLDTVRGNAGRRRRFLDLLLGQVSPSYTAAAGEYIKALRQRNAALRAEEYDPAEVRAWETPLAASAARITALRQSAADELTGFLRPAFAELTEREHDLRLGYESGLTETRLDAERLVEPFLAIFERHRERDRRRGHTTAGPHRDDLRLSLDGVDLRRFASRGQLRLSTLALRLAEAEFLARHTATRPVFLLDDAASELDELTNRRLLPVLRRRVGQLIVTALPQDVEHLGIEGEVYELEGGEIRPAGEGD from the coding sequence ATGCGTCTCGCCGGCTTGGAATTGGACCACTTCCGCCTTTACGAACGTCTCCGCTTCCGGACCGAGGCCCGCGAACTTGCCCTGGTCGGTCCCAACGCCTGCGGAAAGACCAGCGTCCTGGAGGCCGTCTACTACCTGGGCACGGCGCGGAGCTTCCGCTTCGCCGACGACCGGGACCTGGTCCGGCACGGGGCCGGGCATTTCTCCATCCGCGCCCGGCTGGAGCGGGAGGGGGAGAAGAACGAGCTGGCCCTTCTCTTCGAGCCCGAGGGGAAGAGTGCGGCCGTTGACGGCGAGCGGTGCAAACGTCTGTCGGAGCTCCTGGGCCGGTTGGTCGTCTGCTGCTTCACCGTGGAGGATCTGGACACCGTCCGGGGCAACGCCGGCCGCCGGCGACGCTTCCTGGACCTCCTCCTGGGCCAGGTCTCCCCGTCGTACACCGCCGCCGCGGGCGAATACATCAAAGCCCTGCGCCAGCGTAACGCCGCGCTGCGGGCCGAGGAGTACGACCCCGCCGAGGTCCGGGCCTGGGAGACGCCCCTGGCCGCATCGGCCGCCCGGATAACCGCCCTCCGACAGAGCGCCGCCGACGAGCTGACCGGCTTCCTCCGACCCGCCTTCGCCGAGCTCACCGAACGGGAGCACGACCTGCGCCTGGGCTATGAATCCGGCCTGACCGAGACCCGCCTGGACGCGGAAAGGCTCGTCGAGCCTTTTTTGGCGATTTTCGAACGGCACCGGGAGAGGGACAGGCGACGCGGCCACACCACGGCGGGTCCCCACCGTGACGACCTCCGGCTGAGCCTGGACGGCGTGGACCTCCGAAGGTTCGCCAGCCGGGGGCAGCTCCGGCTCTCCACTCTGGCCCTGCGCCTGGCCGAGGCGGAGTTCCTCGCCCGTCACACCGCCACCCGCCCGGTCTTCCTCTTGGACGACGCGGCCTCGGAGCTGGACGAGCTGACGAACCGCCGCCTGCTGCCCGTCCTGAGGCGGCGCGTGGGGCAGCTGATCGTGACGGCCCTGCCCCAGGACGTGGAGCACTTAGGGATAGAGGGGGAGGTGTACGAGCTGGAGGGCGGCGAGATTCGTCCCGCCGGCGAGGGGGATTAG